A genomic window from Candidatus Palauibacter scopulicola includes:
- a CDS encoding amidohydrolase has protein sequence MGKTSYRTLALALVALLAAPSAPAAAQGLSDEELASLVARAEAGVLERAKLAQVMVDKIFSFSELGQQEIETSAYITGILEENGFTVEYAPVGIPTAWFARWGSGSPVISFGSDIDGIPKANQKPGVAYHDPLIPGAPGHGEGHNSGQAVNVVAALALKDVMEAEGIEGTLVLWPGVAEEQLGSKAWYVRDGYLEDIDVTLFTHVGSNLAVNWGQGSGTGLVSVEFTFEGEAAHGAGAPWRGRSALDAVELMNVAWNFRREHLRPDQRSHYVISDGGDQPNVVPPSASVWYFIREMDYEDIKRNFDTAIRIAEGAALMTDTEMSYRIIGAAWPRHFNRVVAETMYEHIEEVGLPEWTEDDHDFASAVQKSVGSVPSGMPIALSPLGEPGPRRSGGSDDIGDISWNVPTVTLRFPSNVPGLPGHHWSSAMAMATPIAHKGAVAGARVMARTALQLFAQPELVDEAWTYFREEQTSSVEYVPFIGPDDPPPIDLNREIMDTFRPLLEPYYYDETRFDTYLDQLGIKYPTLTRPASAEDRQVSREPN, from the coding sequence ATGGGTAAAACGAGCTACCGAACACTGGCATTGGCGCTGGTCGCCCTCCTCGCCGCGCCCTCGGCGCCGGCGGCCGCGCAGGGCCTCTCCGACGAAGAACTGGCGTCCCTCGTGGCCCGGGCGGAAGCGGGCGTGCTCGAGCGCGCCAAGCTCGCCCAGGTCATGGTCGACAAGATCTTCTCCTTCTCCGAACTGGGGCAGCAGGAGATCGAGACCTCGGCCTACATCACCGGGATCCTCGAGGAGAACGGCTTCACGGTCGAGTACGCGCCCGTGGGCATCCCGACCGCCTGGTTCGCACGCTGGGGCAGCGGGTCGCCGGTCATCTCCTTCGGGTCCGACATCGACGGCATCCCGAAGGCCAACCAGAAGCCCGGCGTCGCCTATCACGATCCCCTGATTCCGGGCGCGCCCGGCCACGGCGAAGGCCACAACTCCGGACAGGCCGTGAACGTGGTGGCCGCGCTCGCGCTGAAGGACGTCATGGAGGCCGAGGGCATCGAGGGCACGCTCGTGCTCTGGCCCGGGGTCGCCGAGGAGCAGTTGGGCTCCAAGGCCTGGTACGTGCGGGACGGCTATCTCGAGGACATCGACGTCACCCTCTTCACGCACGTGGGCAGCAACCTGGCGGTGAACTGGGGCCAGGGGAGCGGCACCGGGCTCGTCTCCGTGGAGTTCACCTTCGAGGGCGAGGCCGCCCACGGCGCGGGCGCTCCCTGGCGGGGCCGCAGCGCGCTCGACGCGGTCGAGTTGATGAACGTGGCCTGGAACTTCCGGCGCGAGCACCTCCGACCCGACCAGCGCTCTCACTACGTGATCAGCGACGGCGGTGACCAGCCGAACGTCGTGCCGCCGAGCGCTTCGGTCTGGTACTTCATCCGCGAGATGGACTACGAGGACATCAAGCGCAACTTCGACACCGCCATCCGCATCGCGGAAGGCGCGGCGTTGATGACCGACACCGAGATGTCGTACCGGATCATCGGCGCCGCCTGGCCCCGCCACTTCAACAGGGTGGTGGCCGAAACGATGTACGAACACATCGAGGAGGTCGGGCTTCCGGAGTGGACCGAGGACGACCACGACTTCGCGAGCGCCGTGCAGAAATCGGTGGGAAGCGTCCCGTCGGGGATGCCGATCGCCCTCTCGCCCCTGGGCGAGCCGGGGCCGCGCCGGAGCGGCGGATCCGACGACATCGGCGACATCTCGTGGAACGTGCCCACGGTGACATTGCGTTTCCCGTCGAACGTGCCGGGGCTGCCGGGCCACCACTGGTCGAGCGCCATGGCGATGGCCACCCCGATCGCGCACAAGGGCGCGGTCGCCGGCGCGCGCGTCATGGCCCGGACCGCGCTCCAGCTCTTCGCCCAGCCGGAACTCGTCGACGAGGCCTGGACCTACTTCCGGGAAGAACAGACCTCGAGCGTGGAGTACGTGCCCTTCATCGGCCCGGACGACCCGCCCCCGATCGACCTCAACCGGGAGATCATGGACACGTTCCGTCCGCTCCTGGAGCCGTACTACTATGACGAGACGCGCTTCGACACTTATCTTGATCAACTGGGGATCAAGTACCCCACGCTGACGCGGCCGGCTTCCGCGGAAGACCGGCAGGTTTCCCGCGAACCGAACTGA
- a CDS encoding DUF3299 domain-containing protein — MIDASRRLLATAAAMLLVVTLVGAGGPPVAVTEPVDAPMGAAAEDEPTEVGWRLLASLNYRTGEPSEELAALAGKLVKIPGFTVPLEDWASSATEFLLVPYVGACIHTPPPPPNQLVYIEMEEGKRATLDGWNPVWVEGVLEIELTESVYGYVGFTLSGQQVYPYGP; from the coding sequence ATGATCGACGCGAGCCGCAGACTCCTCGCCACAGCCGCCGCCATGCTGCTCGTGGTGACCCTGGTTGGCGCGGGCGGCCCTCCGGTGGCCGTCACGGAGCCGGTCGACGCACCGATGGGCGCAGCGGCCGAGGACGAGCCCACCGAGGTAGGCTGGCGCCTCCTGGCCAGTCTCAACTACCGCACCGGCGAGCCGAGCGAGGAGCTGGCGGCGCTCGCGGGCAAGCTCGTCAAGATCCCCGGCTTCACGGTGCCGCTCGAAGACTGGGCGTCTTCGGCGACGGAGTTCCTCCTCGTGCCCTACGTCGGCGCCTGCATCCACACGCCGCCGCCGCCGCCCAACCAGCTCGTCTACATCGAGATGGAAGAGGGCAAGCGGGCGACGTTGGACGGGTGGAACCCGGTGTGGGTCGAGGGCGTGCTCGAGATCGAACTGACGGAGAGCGTATACGGTTACGTCGGCTTTACCCTCTCCGGCCAGCAGGTCTATCCGTACGGTCCTTGA
- a CDS encoding ABC transporter ATP-binding protein codes for MSLAIDVRGLRFRYGNGPWILDIGELTLERGTRAFLFGPSGSGKTTLLGVLAGVLAATEGEVRVLGEDLAALSGAKRDAFRAEHIGYVFQMFNLIPYLSVLDNIALPARMDAKRRARLDGAGVKETAALLADHLHIGDLLKKPVTELSVGQQQRVAACRALIGSPEIIVADEPTSSLDFDRREAFLRLLFQECERAGSTLVFVSHDRTLEGMFSRTISLPDINKAAF; via the coding sequence ATGAGCCTTGCAATCGACGTCCGCGGCCTGCGCTTCCGTTACGGCAACGGCCCCTGGATCCTGGACATCGGCGAGCTGACCCTCGAGCGGGGGACGCGCGCCTTCCTCTTCGGTCCCAGCGGGAGCGGCAAGACCACGCTGCTCGGCGTGCTGGCGGGGGTCCTGGCAGCGACGGAGGGCGAGGTCCGGGTGCTCGGCGAGGACCTCGCGGCGCTCTCGGGCGCCAAGCGGGACGCCTTCCGGGCGGAGCACATCGGCTACGTCTTCCAGATGTTCAACCTCATCCCCTACCTGTCGGTGCTCGACAACATCGCGCTCCCGGCGCGCATGGACGCGAAACGTCGGGCCCGGCTGGACGGCGCCGGCGTGAAGGAAACCGCCGCGCTGCTGGCGGATCATCTTCATATCGGCGACCTGCTGAAGAAGCCGGTGACGGAACTCTCCGTGGGCCAGCAGCAGCGGGTGGCCGCCTGCCGAGCGCTCATCGGATCGCCCGAGATCATCGTCGCCGATGAACCCACATCCTCCCTGGACTTCGACCGCCGGGAGGCCTTCCTCCGGTTGCTTTTCCAGGAGTGCGAGCGCGCCGGCTCCACGCTGGTGTTCGTGAGCCACGACCGCACCCTGGAGGGCATGTTCTCCCGCACCATCTCGCTCCCCGACATCAACAAGGCGGCCTTCTGA
- a CDS encoding ABC transporter permease, whose product MLVFDLALKSLRNRAFSTSLTVGSIALSFALLIGVENVRVGMRESFSNTISQTDLIVGTKGGTIQLLLYSVFGMGAPTENVSWEAYREWAEHPAVEWTIPYSLGDSHRGFRVVGTNEDFYRHYRYRGGQEIALAEGRPNADLFDVTLGADVAAELNYALGDEVSVTHGIGEVGFLTHDHMPFTVVGILDKTFTPVDRALYVTLEGMEAIHWEDGEPPAPGEEHDHDHEEEAEAAHDEDEHAHDEEEHAHDEEDDRAHDDDHDHDEEAEAAHDEDAHDHDEDDHAHDDEAEAAAADDGQAHADDGHAHAADISIEDVEVRQVTSFFVGTTDRRDVLQLQRDINDFEDEPMMAVLPGVALNEMWQGLGYAETGLRLVAIFVVLVGLLGMLVSLYTSLNERRREMAVLRAVGARPNRILGLLVLESVCLATAGALAGLALVYGLLAAGQSIVEAQVGLFIPIRPPGPVELLLLGAVVMAGFLMGFVPAFKAYRTALHDGLAVRV is encoded by the coding sequence ATGCTCGTGTTCGACCTCGCCCTCAAGTCGCTTCGCAATCGCGCCTTCAGCACCTCGCTCACGGTGGGCTCCATCGCCCTCAGCTTCGCCCTCCTGATCGGCGTCGAGAACGTGCGCGTGGGCATGCGGGAGAGCTTCTCGAACACGATCAGCCAGACCGACCTGATCGTGGGCACCAAGGGCGGCACGATTCAGTTGCTGCTGTATTCGGTCTTCGGCATGGGAGCGCCGACGGAGAACGTGTCGTGGGAGGCCTACAGGGAGTGGGCGGAGCACCCGGCGGTCGAGTGGACGATCCCCTACAGCCTGGGGGACAGCCACCGGGGGTTCCGGGTCGTCGGCACGAACGAGGACTTCTATCGCCACTACCGCTACCGGGGGGGTCAGGAGATCGCGCTGGCGGAGGGACGGCCGAACGCCGACCTGTTCGACGTGACCCTGGGCGCGGACGTGGCGGCCGAGTTGAACTACGCGCTCGGCGACGAGGTTTCGGTGACGCACGGGATCGGCGAAGTGGGCTTCCTGACGCACGACCACATGCCCTTCACCGTCGTGGGCATCCTCGACAAGACGTTCACGCCCGTCGACCGCGCCCTCTACGTGACCCTCGAGGGCATGGAGGCGATCCACTGGGAGGACGGCGAGCCGCCGGCGCCGGGCGAGGAGCACGACCACGACCACGAGGAGGAGGCAGAGGCGGCCCACGACGAAGACGAGCACGCCCACGACGAAGAAGAGCACGCCCACGACGAAGAAGACGACCGCGCCCACGACGACGACCACGATCACGACGAGGAGGCCGAGGCGGCCCACGACGAAGACGCCCACGACCATGACGAAGACGACCACGCGCACGACGACGAGGCCGAGGCGGCCGCCGCGGACGATGGCCAGGCGCACGCGGACGACGGCCACGCCCACGCGGCGGACATCTCCATCGAGGATGTCGAAGTCAGGCAGGTGACCTCGTTCTTCGTGGGCACGACCGACCGCCGGGACGTGCTCCAGTTGCAGCGCGACATCAACGACTTCGAGGATGAACCGATGATGGCCGTGCTCCCCGGGGTCGCCCTGAACGAGATGTGGCAGGGCCTGGGCTACGCCGAGACCGGCCTCCGGCTGGTGGCCATCTTCGTCGTCCTGGTGGGGCTGCTGGGGATGCTGGTCTCACTCTACACGTCGCTCAACGAGCGGCGGCGGGAGATGGCGGTCCTGCGCGCGGTCGGAGCCCGGCCGAACCGGATTCTCGGCCTGCTGGTGCTCGAGTCCGTGTGCCTGGCCACGGCGGGGGCGCTGGCGGGACTCGCGCTGGTGTACGGGCTGCTCGCGGCCGGGCAGTCGATTGTCGAGGCGCAGGTGGGGCTCTTCATCCCGATCCGGCCGCCCGGCCCCGTCGAGTTGCTTCTCCTCGGCGCCGTGGTGATGGCCGGATTCCTGATGGGCTTCGTGCCCGCGTTCAAGGCCTACCGCACCGCCCTCCACGACGGATTGGCCGTGCGGGTGTAG
- the folE2 gene encoding GTP cyclohydrolase FolE2: MTNMLEAAPLADVQAHPDTRRVPISRVGVQNVRFPISVRDRRKTAQHTIANIDMSVDLPHAFKGTHMSRFMEILNSYDDEISVEALPAILRTMRERLNAETAHLGISFPYFMEKEAPVTGAAGLLSYDCAFDASSGAEDDFILTVKIPVTTLCPCSREISARGAHNQRGVVTVKTRFTGRLWIEDIVALVDASASCELYPVLKRADEKWVTEQAYDNPRFVEDLVREVTLRLRALHQVTWFSVHVVNFESIHEHDAYAHVEEPARAAS; this comes from the coding sequence ATGACGAACATGCTCGAAGCGGCCCCGCTGGCCGACGTGCAGGCCCACCCCGACACGCGCAGGGTGCCGATCAGTCGGGTGGGCGTACAGAACGTCCGCTTCCCCATCTCGGTGCGGGACCGCCGCAAGACGGCCCAGCACACGATCGCCAACATCGACATGTCCGTGGACCTTCCCCACGCCTTCAAGGGGACCCACATGAGCCGCTTCATGGAGATCCTCAATTCGTACGATGATGAGATCTCGGTCGAAGCGCTGCCCGCCATCCTGCGCACGATGCGCGAGCGTCTCAACGCCGAGACCGCACACCTCGGCATCTCCTTCCCCTACTTCATGGAGAAGGAAGCGCCCGTAACGGGCGCGGCGGGCCTGCTGTCGTATGACTGCGCCTTCGACGCATCCAGCGGCGCGGAGGACGACTTCATCCTCACGGTCAAGATCCCCGTGACCACGCTGTGTCCGTGTTCCCGGGAGATCAGCGCGCGCGGGGCGCACAACCAGCGCGGTGTCGTCACCGTCAAGACGCGCTTCACGGGGCGGCTATGGATCGAGGACATCGTGGCGCTGGTGGACGCATCGGCCTCGTGCGAGCTCTATCCGGTGCTGAAGCGGGCCGACGAGAAGTGGGTCACCGAGCAGGCGTACGACAATCCGCGCTTCGTCGAGGACCTGGTCCGGGAGGTGACGCTCCGTCTCCGCGCGCTGCACCAGGTGACCTGGTTCAGCGTCCACGTGGTCAACTTCGAGTCGATCCACGAGCACGACGCCTACGCGCACGTGGAAGAGCCCGCCCGCGCCGCGAGCTGA
- the mog gene encoding molybdopterin adenylyltransferase, with translation MDISSKGSGAVVARIGIVSVSDRAARGEYEDRGGPAVKAYLSDVLTSPWEADARVIPDEPELIEATLVELVDEAGCCLVIATGGTGPAPRDVTPEATAAVLEKELVGFGEAMRAVSRPHVPTAILSRQTAGVRGSALIITLPGSPKAVAECLDAVFAAVPDCVDLIGGPRLETDPDRVEAYRPH, from the coding sequence ATGGACATTTCATCGAAAGGGTCGGGCGCCGTCGTCGCGCGTATCGGCATCGTCTCGGTTTCGGACCGTGCCGCCCGAGGCGAGTACGAGGACCGGGGCGGTCCGGCGGTCAAGGCGTATCTCAGTGACGTCCTCACCTCGCCCTGGGAGGCGGACGCGCGCGTCATCCCCGACGAGCCGGAGCTGATCGAGGCGACGCTCGTCGAACTGGTCGACGAGGCCGGGTGTTGCCTGGTCATCGCCACCGGCGGCACCGGGCCCGCCCCGCGCGACGTCACGCCGGAGGCGACCGCCGCGGTGCTGGAGAAGGAACTCGTCGGGTTCGGCGAAGCCATGCGCGCGGTGTCCCGTCCCCACGTGCCGACCGCGATCCTCTCGCGCCAGACGGCGGGGGTACGGGGTTCGGCGCTGATCATCACCCTCCCGGGGTCGCCCAAGGCCGTGGCCGAATGTCTCGACGCGGTCTTCGCGGCGGTGCCCGACTGCGTCGACCTCATCGGCGGGCCCCGCCTGGAGACGGATCCGGACAGGGTGGAGGCATACCGCCCGCACTGA
- a CDS encoding argininosuccinate synthase codes for MNTRTKKNVKRVALAYSGGLDTSVMVTWLKENYDCEVVAAVVDVGQREDFEEIREKALATGAIACRVVDLRQRFLTECAFPALKAGAVYEGRYLLGTSLARPVIAAAQVEVAREFDCDAVAHGCTGKGNDQVRFELAYQALAPDLTVIAPWREWEITSREDAFAYAAERGIPVPGSPRKLYSIDRNLWHTSFEGGILEDPTAATPDELRELTVDPAAAPDTPEDVTISFERGVPVALNGEALDPVALVQRLNETAGAHGVGRVDLVENRLVGMKSRGVYETPAGTVLLAALADLEALTLDRDTAGFKRGIADRYGELVYQGLWFSPLRAALDAFLDEAHAMSTGEVTVRLFKGSAMPVARASRFSLYREDLATFEEDSVYDQADAGGFVRLWGLPSSLAARVRARAAGDGRDWAANASVETVRTSSKPMQRPGRAVASGSG; via the coding sequence ATGAATACACGCACGAAGAAGAACGTGAAGCGGGTCGCCCTGGCGTACTCCGGCGGCCTCGACACATCGGTGATGGTCACCTGGCTGAAGGAGAACTACGACTGCGAAGTGGTCGCGGCCGTGGTGGACGTCGGACAGCGGGAAGATTTCGAAGAAATCCGCGAAAAGGCGCTGGCGACGGGGGCCATCGCGTGCCGCGTCGTCGACCTCCGCCAGCGGTTCCTCACCGAGTGTGCGTTTCCGGCGCTCAAGGCGGGGGCCGTGTACGAGGGCCGCTACCTGCTCGGGACTTCGCTCGCCCGCCCCGTGATCGCGGCGGCCCAGGTCGAGGTCGCGCGGGAGTTCGACTGCGACGCCGTCGCGCACGGCTGCACCGGAAAGGGCAACGACCAGGTCCGCTTCGAACTCGCCTACCAGGCGCTCGCTCCGGACCTGACGGTCATCGCCCCCTGGCGGGAGTGGGAGATCACGTCGCGTGAGGACGCCTTCGCGTATGCCGCGGAGCGCGGCATCCCGGTGCCGGGCAGCCCCCGGAAGCTCTACAGCATCGACCGGAACCTGTGGCACACCTCGTTCGAGGGCGGCATCCTCGAGGATCCGACCGCCGCCACGCCGGACGAGTTGCGGGAACTGACGGTGGACCCGGCCGCGGCGCCGGACACGCCCGAGGACGTCACGATATCGTTCGAGCGCGGCGTGCCGGTGGCGCTCAACGGCGAAGCGCTCGACCCGGTGGCGCTCGTCCAGCGCCTTAACGAGACGGCCGGGGCGCACGGCGTGGGGCGGGTCGACCTGGTGGAGAACCGGCTCGTGGGCATGAAGAGCCGCGGCGTGTACGAGACGCCGGCGGGGACCGTCCTGCTCGCCGCGCTCGCCGACCTGGAGGCGCTCACGCTGGACCGGGACACGGCGGGCTTCAAGCGCGGCATCGCCGACCGGTACGGCGAACTCGTCTACCAGGGTCTCTGGTTCTCGCCGCTGCGGGCCGCCCTCGACGCCTTCCTCGACGAGGCGCACGCCATGTCGACCGGAGAGGTGACCGTGCGGCTGTTCAAGGGTTCCGCCATGCCCGTGGCGCGCGCGTCCCGCTTCTCGCTGTACCGGGAAGATCTCGCCACGTTCGAGGAGGACTCGGTCTACGATCAGGCCGACGCGGGCGGGTTCGTCCGCCTGTGGGGGCTGCCCTCGAGTCTCGCCGCGAGGGTGCGGGCGCGGGCGGCGGGCGACGGCCGGGATTGGGCCGCGAACGCCTCCGTCGAGACCGTCCGAACCTCGTCGAAGCCCATGCAGCGGCCCGGGCGGGCGGTGGCGTCCGGCTCAGGCTGA
- the argH gene encoding argininosuccinate lyase produces MPDDMLWGGRFEAPVHPAIQEFTNSLPFDRRLVRHDLLASLAHARMLRETEILSRSDSDLILSGLSEILREVETGELEVEGPDEDVHTWIERTLVERVGDAGKRLHAARSRNDQTAVALRLYVRERLEDILSGIAGLQRVLTGQAASFRETFLPGYTHLQRGQPVSLAHHLLAHVAALAADAARLRAAHRQAGVSPLGAGALAGTSFPIDPARSAALLGLDRTFANSMHIVGDRDYVLDAAYACAVLSVHLSRWADEIVLWSTREFGFIELDDSVAQGSSIMPQKKNPEAAEILRGKSARAIGNVTALLALMKGLPLTFNSDFQEDKERLFDTLDTADWSLAAAIAVARGVNYRTDAMEAALAGGMLTATELADHLVRRGVPFRRAHHQAGEAVRMAEERGVELWDLDVETLRACCPSAGDDVHDALRPDAAVAAHDSPGGPAPGRVLEQLQEVDREVGALESWLDARTDPPIRRAHLEERLLDAVLA; encoded by the coding sequence ATGCCGGATGACATGCTCTGGGGAGGACGCTTCGAGGCGCCCGTGCATCCGGCGATCCAGGAATTCACGAACTCGCTGCCGTTCGACCGCCGGCTGGTCCGGCACGACCTTCTCGCGAGCCTCGCGCACGCCCGCATGCTGCGCGAGACGGAGATCCTCTCCCGGAGCGACAGCGATCTGATCCTGTCCGGCCTGTCGGAAATCCTCCGGGAGGTGGAGACCGGCGAACTCGAGGTCGAAGGCCCGGACGAGGATGTGCACACGTGGATCGAACGCACGCTCGTCGAGCGCGTGGGGGATGCCGGCAAGCGGCTCCACGCCGCGCGGAGCCGGAACGATCAGACGGCGGTCGCGCTGCGGCTGTACGTGCGCGAACGCCTGGAGGACATCCTCTCCGGCATCGCCGGTCTGCAGCGCGTGCTGACCGGCCAGGCCGCTTCGTTCCGCGAGACCTTCCTGCCGGGCTACACGCACCTCCAGCGGGGGCAGCCGGTGAGCCTCGCGCACCACCTGCTCGCCCACGTGGCCGCGCTCGCCGCGGACGCGGCACGGCTCCGGGCGGCTCACCGGCAGGCGGGCGTGTCGCCGCTCGGCGCCGGGGCGCTCGCCGGCACGTCGTTCCCGATCGATCCGGCCCGAAGCGCCGCTCTGCTCGGGCTGGACCGCACCTTCGCCAACAGCATGCACATCGTCGGCGACCGCGACTACGTGCTGGACGCGGCCTACGCGTGCGCCGTGCTCTCGGTGCACCTGTCGCGCTGGGCGGACGAGATCGTGCTCTGGTCCACGCGGGAGTTCGGGTTCATCGAACTCGACGACTCCGTGGCGCAGGGCAGCAGCATCATGCCGCAGAAGAAGAACCCCGAGGCGGCCGAGATCCTGCGCGGAAAATCGGCCCGGGCGATCGGGAACGTGACGGCGCTGCTCGCACTGATGAAGGGTCTCCCGCTCACCTTCAACAGCGACTTTCAGGAAGACAAGGAACGCCTGTTCGACACGCTCGACACGGCGGACTGGTCCCTCGCCGCAGCGATTGCGGTCGCGCGGGGTGTGAATTATCGGACGGACGCGATGGAGGCCGCGCTCGCGGGCGGGATGCTGACCGCCACCGAGCTCGCCGACCATCTCGTCCGCCGCGGCGTCCCGTTTCGGAGGGCGCACCACCAGGCGGGAGAGGCGGTACGGATGGCTGAAGAACGCGGCGTGGAACTATGGGACCTGGACGTTGAGACGCTGAGGGCCTGCTGTCCGTCCGCGGGTGACGACGTGCACGACGCGCTGAGGCCGGATGCCGCCGTCGCCGCGCACGATTCGCCCGGCGGGCCAGCCCCGGGGCGCGTGCTCGAGCAGTTGCAGGAGGTCGACCGCGAGGTGGGGGCGCTCGAATCCTGGCTCGACGCGCGCACCGATCCGCCCATCCGGCGCGCCCACCTCGAGGAACGGCTGCTGGACGCGGTGCTCGCATGA
- a CDS encoding amidohydrolase family protein produces the protein MKIDNRGKFRAASLAAFAFAACASPERSPGTGDAAAGAEGVADLVILGGRVMDPETRLDAVHDVAVAGGRIAAIAEGGLAGRDTIDATGLVVAPGFIDLHAHGQDTVSAKLQALDGVTTALEMEIGVYPVAEWVASREGTAPIHFGATVSHPGARTKLIAGFDVGHSVMTPPGEPSPFEFDAVYGAIDDDQMLELNGLIASGLEEGGLGIGFGITYTPGASRTEIYRVFQLAAAQGAPAYVHIRGENSGGTLGAFQEVIANALATGASLHIVHMNSSADELARLTLEMIRGARDRGIDITTESYPYTAGSTRIESALFDPWEGGTDEEYGRLQWSGTPERLNAESFRRYREEGGWVVIHGRSEETNEWIVAQPDVIVASDGIPYLYQAIHPRGAGTYSRVLGHYVRERGALSLMDALAKMTILPAQRVEGFAPVMARKGRVQIDADADIVVFDPETIIDRATYADPAAPSEGVHYLLVEGIAVVRDGELVPGVYPGRPIVSGAR, from the coding sequence ATGAAGATCGACAACCGCGGGAAGTTCCGAGCGGCGTCGCTGGCGGCCTTCGCCTTCGCGGCGTGCGCGTCGCCCGAGCGTTCCCCCGGAACCGGGGACGCGGCCGCCGGGGCGGAAGGGGTCGCGGACCTCGTCATCCTCGGCGGCCGCGTCATGGACCCGGAGACGCGACTCGACGCCGTGCACGATGTCGCGGTCGCCGGCGGACGCATCGCGGCCATCGCCGAAGGGGGCCTCGCGGGGCGGGACACGATCGACGCCACCGGCCTCGTCGTCGCACCCGGCTTCATCGACCTGCACGCGCACGGACAGGACACAGTGAGCGCGAAGCTCCAGGCGCTCGACGGCGTGACGACGGCGCTCGAGATGGAGATCGGCGTGTACCCTGTGGCCGAATGGGTCGCATCCCGCGAGGGGACGGCGCCCATCCACTTCGGGGCGACGGTGAGCCACCCGGGCGCGCGCACGAAGCTGATCGCGGGCTTCGATGTCGGCCACTCGGTGATGACGCCGCCGGGCGAACCCAGCCCCTTCGAGTTCGATGCGGTCTACGGAGCGATCGACGACGACCAGATGCTCGAACTGAACGGCCTCATCGCGTCGGGCCTGGAGGAGGGCGGGCTCGGGATCGGGTTCGGCATCACGTACACGCCGGGCGCCTCGAGGACGGAGATCTACCGCGTCTTCCAGCTCGCGGCCGCGCAGGGGGCGCCGGCCTACGTCCACATCCGGGGGGAGAACTCGGGCGGCACGCTCGGGGCCTTCCAGGAGGTGATCGCGAACGCGCTTGCGACCGGGGCCTCGCTCCACATCGTCCACATGAACTCGAGCGCCGATGAGTTGGCGCGCCTGACGCTGGAGATGATCCGCGGGGCGCGCGACCGGGGGATCGACATCACGACGGAGTCCTATCCCTATACCGCCGGCTCGACGCGCATCGAATCGGCCCTGTTCGACCCGTGGGAGGGCGGCACCGACGAGGAATACGGTCGCCTGCAGTGGTCGGGGACGCCGGAGCGGCTGAACGCGGAGAGCTTCCGGCGCTACCGGGAGGAGGGCGGCTGGGTCGTGATCCACGGGAGAAGCGAGGAGACGAACGAGTGGATCGTCGCACAGCCCGACGTGATCGTGGCCAGCGATGGGATCCCGTACCTGTACCAGGCGATCCACCCGCGCGGCGCCGGCACCTATTCGCGGGTGCTCGGACACTACGTGCGGGAGCGCGGCGCGCTGAGCCTGATGGACGCGCTCGCGAAGATGACGATCCTGCCGGCGCAGCGGGTCGAGGGCTTCGCCCCGGTGATGGCGCGGAAGGGCAGGGTCCAGATCGACGCCGACGCGGACATCGTCGTGTTCGATCCGGAGACGATCATCGACCGCGCGACGTACGCCGACCCGGCGGCCCCCTCCGAGGGCGTCCACTACCTGCTGGTTGAAGGCATCGCCGTGGTTCGCGACGGCGAACTCGTCCCGGGCGTCTACCCCGGCCGCCCCATAGTGAGCGGCGCCCGCTAG